From Laspinema palackyanum D2c, one genomic window encodes:
- a CDS encoding aspartate carbamoyltransferase catalytic subunit, giving the protein MATTWTRRHIISLADFVSSEYDTVLQTAASFGEVLSRRMKKVPTLQGQVVANLFFEPSTRTRSSFELAAKRLSADTLNFAPGSSSLTKGETILDTAKTYLAMGTDLMVIRHREAGVPQAIATEMDRLGSRVGVLNAGDGQHEHPSQGLLDLFTICSLLDRDRPRLELLQGKKIAIVGDILHSRVARSNIWSLTAATGAELHLAGPPTLLPQLFAEMGVGRAGQLLLHWTVEEALENADFVMTLRLQKERMSQHLLPSLREYHQHYGITRDRLKLCNPNVKVLHPGPVNRGVEISSDLMDDPQFSLISQQVTSGVAVRMALLYLMGGGKVQ; this is encoded by the coding sequence ATGGCTACTACCTGGACTCGCCGCCACATTATTTCTTTGGCTGATTTTGTTTCTTCAGAATACGATACGGTGCTGCAAACTGCCGCTAGTTTTGGGGAGGTCCTCTCCCGACGGATGAAAAAAGTGCCGACCCTGCAAGGGCAGGTGGTGGCTAATTTATTTTTTGAACCCTCTACTCGCACCCGCAGCAGTTTTGAACTGGCAGCCAAACGACTTTCCGCAGATACCTTGAATTTTGCTCCCGGATCCTCTTCTCTCACGAAAGGGGAGACGATTTTGGATACTGCCAAGACTTATTTGGCAATGGGAACGGATTTGATGGTGATTCGCCATCGGGAGGCGGGAGTTCCCCAGGCGATCGCCACGGAAATGGACCGTCTGGGTTCCCGGGTGGGGGTCCTGAATGCCGGGGATGGGCAACATGAACATCCCTCCCAAGGATTGCTGGATTTGTTTACTATTTGCTCCCTGCTGGATCGGGACCGCCCTCGCCTGGAACTGCTGCAAGGGAAAAAAATTGCGATCGTTGGGGATATTCTACATTCGCGGGTGGCGCGATCGAATATTTGGAGTCTGACGGCAGCTACAGGGGCTGAACTGCATCTGGCGGGACCTCCGACTCTTCTGCCCCAACTCTTTGCAGAAATGGGAGTAGGGAGAGCGGGTCAGTTATTGTTGCATTGGACTGTAGAAGAAGCCCTGGAAAATGCCGATTTTGTGATGACCCTGCGATTACAAAAAGAGCGGATGAGCCAGCATCTGTTGCCCAGTTTGCGGGAGTATCATCAGCATTATGGGATTACCCGCGATCGCCTCAAACTCTGTAACCCCAATGTGAAAGTGTTACATCCGGGTCCCGTGAATCGAGGGGTAGAAATCAGTTCTGACCTGATGGATGACCCCCAGTTTAGCCTAATTTCCCAACAAGTGACTTCTGGGGTGGCGGTTCGGATGGCGTTGCTCTATCTGATGGGGGGCGGCAAGGTTCAGTAG